In the Mauremys mutica isolate MM-2020 ecotype Southern chromosome 13, ASM2049712v1, whole genome shotgun sequence genome, one interval contains:
- the REC8 gene encoding meiotic recombination protein REC8 homolog isoform X2: MGDLEQPGLLLPDNLLLMEALEDAPDPFFGLMEPPLPSPTDIPQIRHILEAPTPPERPAPSPRRRRAEAPPITVVSPEIITMKEVEPIKLLEIEGERDLPEITACEIDLLAEQEDFVLPPASPRAPPRRRPMEELEEEMRAREAEITARLSPPTRVGEEPPTEVETPILPEELARLPKEELPPPPELSPPREPGLPPPPPSPAVTPRVERPPISPKLELAVYEPAPPRAPRRQPRFLDEVTQIPRDQFNKQILDVRAQCRPLEVVEVPARQWRTPVELLRAPTYGWLPSELLALWQRCAILQPVDYAALRAEEERKEEPVSELEVAREALEPSIPVMVSSEISLETTVEEVPRPSLVTPEERRLVPEPEEALPIVPELPEVSLELPPDRDLITLEYIRRLVAAELEQVGETDFRSLVPTTTSRIIASRIFYLCLVLCGLQFLQLDQAEPYGPILLKRGARFRPG, translated from the exons ATGGGGGACCTTGAACA GCCGGGGCTGCTGCTTCCCGACAACCTGTTATTGATGGAGGCCCTGGAGGATGCACCTGACCCCTTCTTCGGCCTGATGGAGCCACCgctgcccagccccacagacaTCCCACAG ATTCGACATATTCTGGAggctcccacccccccagagAGACCAGCCCCATCCCCCCGGCGCAGGAGGGCAG AAGCGCCCCCCATCACGGTTGTGTCCCCCGAAATCATCACCATGAAGGAGGTGGAGCCCATCAAGCTGCTGGAAATCGAG GGCGAGCGCGACCTCCCAGAGATCACGGCATGCGAGATCGACCTGCTGGCCGAGCAGGAGGACTTCGTCCTGCCCCCCGCCTcgccccgcgccccccccagGAGACGCCCCATGGAag agctggaggaggagatgaGAGCCCGGGAGGCCGAGATCACGGCCAGACTGTCACCCCCAACCCG GGTGGGTGAGGAGCCCCCCACCGAGGTGGAGACCCCCATCCTGCCCGAGGAGCTGGCCCGGCTGCCGAAGGaggagctgcccccgccccccg agctgagCCCCCCGAGGGAGCCAGggctgccgccccctcccccctccccagctgtgaCCCCGAGGGTGGAGCGCCCCCCAATCAGCCCAAAG CTGGAGCTGGCCGTGTACGAGCCGGCCCCACCGCGCGCCCCCCGGCGCCAGCCCCGCTTCCTGGACGAGGTGACCCAGATCCCGCGGGACCAGTTCAACAAACAGATCCTGGATGTGCGGGCCCAGTGCCGGCCCCTG GAGGTGGTGGAGGTGCCAGCCCGGCAGTGGCGGACCCCAGTGGAGCTGCTAAGAGCCCCCACGTATG GCTGGCTGCCCTCCGAGCTGCTCGCCCTGTGGCAGCGCTGCGCCATCCTGCAGCCCGTGGACTACGCGGCACTCCGGGCCgaggaggagagaaaggaagagcCAGTCAGCGAACTGGAG GTTGCACGTGAGGCCCTAGAGCCCAGCATCCCTGTGATGGTCTCCTCAG AGATCTCCCTGGAGACCACCGTGGAGGAGGTGCCACGCCCCAGCCTGGTGACCCCCGAGGAGAGAAG GCTGGTGCCGGAGCCCGAGGAGGCCCTGCCCATCGTCCCCGAGCTGCCTGAAGtcagcctggagctgcccccggaCAGAGACCTGATCACACTGGAGTACATCCGCAG GCTGGTGGCCGCAGAGCTGGAGCAGGTCGGGGAGACAGATTTCCGGTCCCTGGTGCCCACCACGACCTCGCGCATCATCGCCAGCCGCATCTTCTACCTCTGCCTCG TTCTCTGTGGGCTCCAGTTCCTGCAGCTGGACCAGGCCGAGCCCTACGGGCCGATTCTCCTCAAACGTGGGGCCCGATTCCGCCCAGGCTAG
- the REC8 gene encoding meiotic recombination protein REC8 homolog isoform X1: MFYYPNVLQRHTGRFATIWLAATGGTKLVKREYLKVNVPQTCEEILSYILVQAPPPTPSAPRPRFSLYLSAQLQYGVVRVYSRQCHYLIEEIQHTLERLSRAQQQIRIDMGDLEQPGLLLPDNLLLMEALEDAPDPFFGLMEPPLPSPTDIPQIRHILEAPTPPERPAPSPRRRRAEAPPITVVSPEIITMKEVEPIKLLEIEGERDLPEITACEIDLLAEQEDFVLPPASPRAPPRRRPMEELEEEMRAREAEITARLSPPTRVGEEPPTEVETPILPEELARLPKEELPPPPELSPPREPGLPPPPPSPAVTPRVERPPISPKLELAVYEPAPPRAPRRQPRFLDEVTQIPRDQFNKQILDVRAQCRPLEVVEVPARQWRTPVELLRAPTYGWLPSELLALWQRCAILQPVDYAALRAEEERKEEPVSELEVAREALEPSIPVMVSSEISLETTVEEVPRPSLVTPEERRLVPEPEEALPIVPELPEVSLELPPDRDLITLEYIRRLVAAELEQVGETDFRSLVPTTTSRIIASRIFYLCLVLCGLQFLQLDQAEPYGPILLKRGARFRPG; the protein is encoded by the exons ATGTTCTACTACCCTAATGTCCTGCAGCGCCATACAGGCCGCTTTGCCACCATCTG GCTGGCAGCCACGGGTGGCACCAAGCTGGTGAAGAGGGAATATTTGAAAGTGAATGTGCCGCAAACATG CGAAGAAATCCTGTCCTACATTCTGGTGCAGGCCCCGCCGCCCACGCCctccgccccccggccccgcttctCCCTCTATCTCTCTGCCCAGCTGCAGTATGGGGTGGTGCGGGTCTACAGCCGACAGTGCCACTACCTCATCG aggaGATCCAGCACACCTTGGAGCGTCTAAGCCGGGCCCAGCAGCAGATCCGCATTGACATGGGGGACCTTGAACA GCCGGGGCTGCTGCTTCCCGACAACCTGTTATTGATGGAGGCCCTGGAGGATGCACCTGACCCCTTCTTCGGCCTGATGGAGCCACCgctgcccagccccacagacaTCCCACAG ATTCGACATATTCTGGAggctcccacccccccagagAGACCAGCCCCATCCCCCCGGCGCAGGAGGGCAG AAGCGCCCCCCATCACGGTTGTGTCCCCCGAAATCATCACCATGAAGGAGGTGGAGCCCATCAAGCTGCTGGAAATCGAG GGCGAGCGCGACCTCCCAGAGATCACGGCATGCGAGATCGACCTGCTGGCCGAGCAGGAGGACTTCGTCCTGCCCCCCGCCTcgccccgcgccccccccagGAGACGCCCCATGGAag agctggaggaggagatgaGAGCCCGGGAGGCCGAGATCACGGCCAGACTGTCACCCCCAACCCG GGTGGGTGAGGAGCCCCCCACCGAGGTGGAGACCCCCATCCTGCCCGAGGAGCTGGCCCGGCTGCCGAAGGaggagctgcccccgccccccg agctgagCCCCCCGAGGGAGCCAGggctgccgccccctcccccctccccagctgtgaCCCCGAGGGTGGAGCGCCCCCCAATCAGCCCAAAG CTGGAGCTGGCCGTGTACGAGCCGGCCCCACCGCGCGCCCCCCGGCGCCAGCCCCGCTTCCTGGACGAGGTGACCCAGATCCCGCGGGACCAGTTCAACAAACAGATCCTGGATGTGCGGGCCCAGTGCCGGCCCCTG GAGGTGGTGGAGGTGCCAGCCCGGCAGTGGCGGACCCCAGTGGAGCTGCTAAGAGCCCCCACGTATG GCTGGCTGCCCTCCGAGCTGCTCGCCCTGTGGCAGCGCTGCGCCATCCTGCAGCCCGTGGACTACGCGGCACTCCGGGCCgaggaggagagaaaggaagagcCAGTCAGCGAACTGGAG GTTGCACGTGAGGCCCTAGAGCCCAGCATCCCTGTGATGGTCTCCTCAG AGATCTCCCTGGAGACCACCGTGGAGGAGGTGCCACGCCCCAGCCTGGTGACCCCCGAGGAGAGAAG GCTGGTGCCGGAGCCCGAGGAGGCCCTGCCCATCGTCCCCGAGCTGCCTGAAGtcagcctggagctgcccccggaCAGAGACCTGATCACACTGGAGTACATCCGCAG GCTGGTGGCCGCAGAGCTGGAGCAGGTCGGGGAGACAGATTTCCGGTCCCTGGTGCCCACCACGACCTCGCGCATCATCGCCAGCCGCATCTTCTACCTCTGCCTCG TTCTCTGTGGGCTCCAGTTCCTGCAGCTGGACCAGGCCGAGCCCTACGGGCCGATTCTCCTCAAACGTGGGGCCCGATTCCGCCCAGGCTAG